The following are encoded together in the Vigna unguiculata cultivar IT97K-499-35 chromosome 2, ASM411807v1, whole genome shotgun sequence genome:
- the LOC114167262 gene encoding zinc finger CCCH domain-containing protein 13 isoform X1, which translates to MTMSRRHSDSKRRHSRFDPQPSPKRYRKDAYGKEEKERVENSANVHNGDHRRLNEPNHQRAPHPTQQEKRGSIAQVGQSSGQRKAGERGWWKDTRKQFNERAETSHRREQRDDKSQAKPDDNTFQRRDDFSERKDDPLPTSRKRPAFREKRIPVESGDVNLVVGRNDRKKEERSNNPQHLGRPEKPFADDRAPNKVGGRRDGFPSRGRRYGGNDSYRGRDKFNGRHGYPLDKIQTEKWKHDLYQDVSKDPIPQNEDDKIAKLEALLAS; encoded by the exons ATGACAATGTCTCGTCGTCACTCCGATTCCAAGCGACGCCATTCCAGATTCGATCCGCAACCCAg CCCAAAGAGATACAGAAAAGATGCATAtggaaaagaagagaaagagagagtggaAAACAGCGCTAACGTACACAATGGAGACCACCGGCGGCTGAATGAACCAAATCATCAGCGTGCACCTCATCCCACTCAA CAAGAGAAACGAGGTAGCATTGCGCAGGTTGGCCAAAGCTCAGGTCAAAGGAAAGCAGGTG AGCGTGGATGGTGGAAGGACACAAGAAAGCAATTTAATGAAAGAGCAGAGACAAGTCACCGTAGAGAACAGAGAGATGATAAATCACAAGCTAAACCAGATGATAATACTTTCCAGAGAAGAGATGATTTTTCTGAAAGGAAAGATGATCCACTTCCTACCTCAAGGAAAAGACCTGCATTTAGGGAGAAGAGGATTCCAGTGGAATCAGGAGATGTTAATCTGGTTGTAGGAAGGAATGACAGGAAGAAGGAGGAAAGAAGCAACAATCCACAGCATTTGGGTAGACCTGAGAAGCCTTTTGCAGATGACAGAGCACCTAACAAGGTTGGAGGTAGGAGAGATGGGTTTCCATCAAGAGGAAGAAGGTATGGGGGCAATGACAGTTACAGGGGAAGAGATAAATTTAATGGAAGACATGGTTATCCTCTGGATAAAATTCAAACTGAGAAGTGGAAGCATGATTTGTATCAAGATGTAAGTAAGGATCCTATTCCGCAGAATGAGGATGATAAGATTGCAAAGCTGGAAGCACTCTTGGCTTCATAG
- the LOC114167262 gene encoding uncharacterized protein LOC114167262 isoform X2, producing the protein MTMSRRHSDSKRRHSRFDPQPSPKRYRKDAYGKEEKERVENSANVHNGDHRRLNEPNHQRAPHPTQQEKRGSIAQVGQSSGQRKAERGWWKDTRKQFNERAETSHRREQRDDKSQAKPDDNTFQRRDDFSERKDDPLPTSRKRPAFREKRIPVESGDVNLVVGRNDRKKEERSNNPQHLGRPEKPFADDRAPNKVGGRRDGFPSRGRRYGGNDSYRGRDKFNGRHGYPLDKIQTEKWKHDLYQDVSKDPIPQNEDDKIAKLEALLAS; encoded by the exons ATGACAATGTCTCGTCGTCACTCCGATTCCAAGCGACGCCATTCCAGATTCGATCCGCAACCCAg CCCAAAGAGATACAGAAAAGATGCATAtggaaaagaagagaaagagagagtggaAAACAGCGCTAACGTACACAATGGAGACCACCGGCGGCTGAATGAACCAAATCATCAGCGTGCACCTCATCCCACTCAA CAAGAGAAACGAGGTAGCATTGCGCAGGTTGGCCAAAGCTCAGGTCAAAGGAAAGCAG AGCGTGGATGGTGGAAGGACACAAGAAAGCAATTTAATGAAAGAGCAGAGACAAGTCACCGTAGAGAACAGAGAGATGATAAATCACAAGCTAAACCAGATGATAATACTTTCCAGAGAAGAGATGATTTTTCTGAAAGGAAAGATGATCCACTTCCTACCTCAAGGAAAAGACCTGCATTTAGGGAGAAGAGGATTCCAGTGGAATCAGGAGATGTTAATCTGGTTGTAGGAAGGAATGACAGGAAGAAGGAGGAAAGAAGCAACAATCCACAGCATTTGGGTAGACCTGAGAAGCCTTTTGCAGATGACAGAGCACCTAACAAGGTTGGAGGTAGGAGAGATGGGTTTCCATCAAGAGGAAGAAGGTATGGGGGCAATGACAGTTACAGGGGAAGAGATAAATTTAATGGAAGACATGGTTATCCTCTGGATAAAATTCAAACTGAGAAGTGGAAGCATGATTTGTATCAAGATGTAAGTAAGGATCCTATTCCGCAGAATGAGGATGATAAGATTGCAAAGCTGGAAGCACTCTTGGCTTCATAG
- the LOC114173643 gene encoding uncharacterized protein LOC114173643, translating into MGIRSVFDGGELRREFEKNGIDGKFVGTIWKHVIGNNGKGESGDWDWEKQVPSLPSSAYSVLRSNFGGTKPLSSSLHSVFHSSDNLTSKLLIKLQNGAFVEAVIMRYDTRLGKYAGKPRPGGLRATLCISSQVGCKMGCKFCATGSMGFKNNLSSGEIVEQLVHASAFSQIRNVVFMGMGEPLNNYSAVVEAVRIMTGLPFQLSLKRITVSTVGIIHAINKLHNDLPGLNLAVSLHAPAQDIRCQIMPAARAFPLEKLMNSLQEYQRKSLQKILIEYIMLDGVNDEEQHAHQLGKLLETFQVVVNLIPFNPIGTLSQFKPTSEQKVSNFQKILRGTYNIRTTVRKQMGQDISGACGQLVVNIPDKSLARAEPLTDIEDLVI; encoded by the exons ATGGGTATCCGATCGGTGTTTGACGGCGGCGAGCTGAGAAGGGAATTTGAGAAAAACGGAATTGACGGAAAATTCGTCGGAACAATATGGAAGCACGTTATCGGAAATAATGGGAAGGGAGAAAGTGGAGATTGGGATTGGGAGAAACAAGTGCCCTCGTTGCCATCTTCAGCGTACTCTGTCCTTCGTTCCAACTTCGGAGGAACAAAGcctctctcttcttctcttcactCCGTTTTCCACTCTTCCGACAACCTCACCTCCAAGCTCCTCATCAAGCTCCAA AATGGGGCATTCGTGGAGGCCGTGATAATGAGGTATGATACTCGTTTGGGAAAATACGCTGGCAAACCCCGTCCCGGTGGGCTACGAGCAACTTTGTGTATTTCATCACAG GTAGGATGCAAAATGGGTTGCAAATTCTGTGCCACTGGATCCATGGGATTCAAAAATAACCTATCCTCCGGGGAAATTGTGGAACAGCTCGTTCATGCTTCTGCTTTCTCACAAATCCGTAATGTTGTCTTCatg GGAATGGGAGAGCCTCTCAACAACTATTCTGCTGTGGTGGAAGCGGTTCGCATCATGACTGGATTGCCATTTCAGTTGTCCTTGAAAAGGATTACCGTATCAACG GTTGGTATCATCCATGCTATCAACAAGCTTCATAATGACCTGCCTGGTTTGAACTTGGCAGTCTCACTGCACGCACCAGCCCAAGACATCCGTTGTCAGATAATGCCTGCTGCTCGTGCTTTCCCTTTGGAAAAACTTATGAATTCACTGCAAGAATATCAAAGAAAAAG TCTGCAGAAAATACTAATTGAATACATAATGCTTGACGGGGTGAACGATGAAGAGCAGCATGCCCACCAATTGGGAAAACTATTAGAGACATTTCAAGTG GTGGTGAACTTAATACCTTTTAACCCTATCGGTACCTTGAGTCAATTCAAACCTACCAGTGAGCAGAAAGTCTCAAATTTTCAGAAAATTCTAAGAGGTACATATAATATTCGAACAACAGTTAGGAAGCAGATGGGTCAAGACATAAGTGGTGCTTGTGGACAATTGGTGGTTAACATACCAGACAAGTCTCTTGCCCGTGCAGAACCCCTCACAGACATAGAAGATCTTGTTATTTGA
- the LOC114173642 gene encoding vacuolar-sorting receptor 1: MKVWRWLLSLFVGLLLPVSIMGRFVVEKNSLRVASPDKIRGTHDSAIGNFGIPQYGGSMAGNVVYPKDNKKGCKEFDESGISFKSSPGALPTIVLLDRGSCFFALKVWNAQKAGASAVLVADDVEEPLITMDTPEEDGSSAKYVENITIPSALVGKSFGEKLKDAISGGDMVNVNLDWRESVPHPDDRVEYELWSNSNDECGVKCDMLMEFVKDFKGAAQILEKGGYTQFTPHYITWYCPHAFTLSKQCKSQCINHGRYCAPDPEQDFSTGYDGKDVVVENLRQLCVFKVANETGKPWVWWDYVTDFQIRCPMKEKKYNKECADAVIKSLGLNIEKIGKCMGDPDADADNPVLKEEQDAQIGKGSRGDVTILPTLVVNNRQYRGKLEKGAVLKAICSGFEETTEPAVCLSTDVETNECLSNNGGCWQDTAANITACKDTFRGRVCECPLVDGVQFKGDGYTSCEARGLGRCKINNGGCWHDARNGHAFSACSDNGGVKCQCPTGFKGDGVKNCEDIDECREKKACQCPECSCKNTWGSYECSCSGDLLYMRDHDTCISKIGSQGRSTWAAFWLIILGVVMISGGAFLVYKYRIRQYMDSEIRAIMAQYMPLDSQGEVPNHVNDERA; the protein is encoded by the exons atgaaggTTTGGAGATGGTTGCTGAGTTTGTTTGTGGGGTTATTGTTGCCTGTGTCGATAATGGGTCGATTCGTGGTGGAGAAGAACAGCCTGAGAGTGGCGTCGCCGGACAAAATAAGAGGTACTCACGACAGTGCCATTGGGAACTTCGGCATCCCTCAATACGGTGGTAGCATGGCGGGGAACGTCGTTTACCCAAAGGATAACAAGAAAGGTTGTAAAGAGTTTGATGAGTCTGGGATTTCCTTCAAATCAAGCCCCGGTGCTCTTCCCACCATTGTTCTGCTCGATCGCGGAA GTTGTTTCTTTGCATTGAAGGTCTGGAATGCTCAGAAGGCTGGAGCTTCTGCGGTTCTTGTTGCAGATGATGTTGAGGAGCCCTTAATAACTATGGACACCCCTGAAGAGGATGGGTCATCTGCCAAATATGTGGAGAACATAACTATACCATCTGCTCTTGTTGGAAAAAGTTTTGGTGAAAAGTTAAAGGATGCCATAAGTGGCGGGGACATGGTCAACGTAAATCTTGATTGGAGAGAGTCTGTCCCTCACCCAGATGATCGTGTGGAGTATGAGTTGTGGAGCAACAGCAATGATGAGTGTGGAGTTAAGTGTGACATGTTGATGGAATTTGTGAAGGATTTCAAGGGTGCAGCGCAGATACTAGAGAAAGGCGGTTACACTCAGTTTACACCCCATTATATAACTTGGTACTGTCCTCATGCTTTCACATTGAGCAAACAGTGCAAGTCTCAATGCATAAATCATGGAAGATATTGTGCTCCAGACCCTGAGCAGGACTTCAGCACTGGTTATGACGGGAAAGATGTGGTTGTTGAAAATTTGAGGCAGCTATGTGTTTTCAAGGTGGCAAATGAAACTGGAAAGCCTTGGGTCTGGTGGGACTATGTCACTGATTTTCAAATTAGATGCCCCATGAAGGAGAAAAAGTACAATAAGGAATGTGCAGATGCTGTTATTAAATCACTGG GTCTTAATATTGAAAAGATTGGAAAATGCATGGGCGACCCAGATGCTGATGCTGATAATCCTGTCTTGAAAGAAGAGCAAGATGCCCaa ATTGGAAAGGGATCACGAGGTGATGTTACCATCTTGCCTACTCTTGTGGTCAATAATCGACAATATCGAG GAAAATTGGAGAAAGGAGCTGTTCTAAAGGCTATATGTTCTGGGTTTGAGGAGACTACCGAACCAGCTGTTTGCCTGAGCACTG ATGTGGAGACAAATGAGTGCTTGTCAAACAATGGTGGTTGTTGGCAGGATACAGCAGCTAACATCACTGCGTGCAAG GATACATTCCGTGGGAGAGTATGTGAATGCCCCCTGGTTGACGGTGTTCAATTCAAGGGAGATGGTTACACATCTTGTGAAG CAAGAGGACTTGGACGTTGCAAGATAAACAATGGAGGATGTTGGCATGATGCCCGAAATGGACATGCATTTTCTGCCTGTTCG GATAACGGAGGGGTCAAATGCCAGTGTCCCACAGGATTTAAAGGTGATGGTGTCAAAAATTGTGAAG ATATTGACGAATGCAGAGAGAAGAAGGCTTGTCAGTGCCCTGAATGTAGCTGCAAGAATACTTGGGGCAGCTATGAGTGCAGTTGTAGTGGAGATCTTTTATATATGAGGGACCACGATACCTGCATAA GTAAAATTGGAAGTCAGGGAAGATCTACTTGGGCTGCTTTCTGGCTGATTATACTTGGCGTAGTTATGATTTCTGGTGGGGCATTCCTAGTGTACAAGTATAGAATAAGG CAATACATGGATTCTGAAATCAGAGCAATCATGGCACAATATATGCCCCTGGACAGCCAAGGAGAAGTTCCAAATCATGTGAATGATGAAAGAGCATGA
- the LOC114173645 gene encoding transcription factor bHLH84-like, with amino-acid sequence MEHIEEMSQEWMSCLSEVYTEEEADFMNQLLGNCSIPEQFYESLNMETKAPNADSQSQNSAHSTIGFSLQELGLESGRENLADMDLQDHNVRQILVSEPEKDNSRSMEKSEKRFRSSFEGPENKRNVKSKKNPKPASLRNTEEEASPDPQNQTLNSCCSDDDSKDSRAPKLSGKSISNRDPATDTQSAYARKRRERINERLRILQSLVPNGTKVDISTMLDEAVQYVKFLQLQIKLLSSDDLWMYAPIAFNGMNIGLELNINITKQQKKCIS; translated from the exons ATGGAGCATATTGAGGAGATGTCTCAAGAATGGATGAGTTGTCTCAGTGAAGTGTACACAGAGGAGGAAGCTGACTTCATGAACCAGCTGCTTGGTAACTGCTCAATCCCAGAACAGTTTTATGAAAGTTTGAACATGGAAACAAAAGCTCCAAATGCAGATTCACAATCCCAGAACAGTGCTCATAGTACCATTGGTTTTTCCTTACAAGAGTTGGGTCTTGAGTCAGGGAGAGAGAATCTTGCTGACATGGATTTGCAGGATCACAATGTACGCCAAATACTAGTTTCTGAACCAGAAAAGGATAATAGCAGAAGCATGGAGAAATCAGAAAAAAGGTTTAGGAGCTCATTTGAG GGCCCAGAGAACAAGAGGAATGTGAAATCTAAGAAGAATCCAAAACCAGCTTCTTTAAGGAACACTGAAGAGGAAGCAAGTCCTGACCCTCAGAATCAGACCTTAAACAGTTGCTGTTCAGATGATGACTCCAAAGATTCTAGAGCGCCAAAGTTAAGTGGAAAATCAATATCTAATAGAGACCCTGCAACTGATACACAGAGCGCGTATGCAAGA aagagaagagaaagaataaaTGAAAGACTGAGAATTCTACAGAGTCTGGTCCCGAATGGAACTAAGGTGGATATCAGCACAATGCTTGATGAAGCTGTGCAATATGTGAAGTTTTTACAGCTTCAAATTAAG CTTCTGAGTTCTGATGATCTGTGGATGTACGCTCCCATTGCTTTCAATGGAATGAACATTGGCCTCGAACTTAACATCAACAtcacaaaacaacaaaaaaaatgcatatCATAG